Proteins found in one Paenibacillus borealis genomic segment:
- a CDS encoding spore germination protein, producing MEQYQTAKEHDEPERLYPDLKFNVERMELEFLGCSDIMYRNCSIDGINRATLIYVDGMCDTHAVDEFVLRPLLEHFRRSTEVNKSRDVELKEIFIPTLQIRIVYDTKEVIQAILRGETVIFTEGNAFAMVASLIKMEKRSIEEATSEKVVRGPRDAFMETLRTNTSLLRRRIRSSKLKLESMTLGSITETDIVIGYMEGIAKESLIKEVRARLQKIQIDGIIHSSNIEEYIEDNVFSPFPQIQNTERPDVAVSSMLEGKVIIITDNTPFVLIVPMTYWSGLQAVDDYTDRFMYATFVRWIRYTFVHISLLLPSLYVALTTYHLQVVPTPLVVSIAFAREGVPLPAVAEALIMEFIFEGLREAGIRLPQQVGPAVSIAGALVIGQAVVAAGIISTPMVIIVSLTGIASFAFPIYNLGAAYRMLRFPLLIAAGILGFYGIVLFLITLSVHMVTLKPFGVPYMAPYAPLSMENLNDVLVRAPKPQMRKLMPWLAKGKPERFPKKTK from the coding sequence ATGGAACAATACCAAACCGCTAAAGAGCATGATGAACCCGAGAGGCTGTATCCGGATCTTAAGTTCAATGTAGAACGGATGGAGCTGGAGTTCCTCGGCTGCTCAGATATTATGTACCGGAATTGCAGCATCGACGGGATCAACCGGGCAACGCTGATCTACGTGGACGGGATGTGTGATACACATGCCGTGGATGAATTTGTGCTGCGGCCGCTGCTGGAGCATTTCCGCAGAAGCACTGAGGTCAATAAAAGCAGAGATGTAGAGCTGAAAGAGATCTTTATTCCGACACTGCAAATCCGCATCGTCTATGATACGAAGGAAGTTATTCAGGCAATCCTGCGCGGGGAGACGGTCATTTTCACGGAGGGCAATGCCTTCGCAATGGTGGCCAGCCTGATCAAGATGGAGAAACGTTCCATTGAGGAAGCTACATCGGAGAAGGTAGTCCGCGGCCCGCGGGATGCATTCATGGAGACACTGCGGACCAATACCTCCCTGCTCCGGCGGCGCATCCGCTCCTCCAAGCTGAAGCTGGAGAGTATGACGCTCGGCAGTATCACGGAAACGGATATTGTAATCGGCTATATGGAGGGCATCGCCAAGGAGAGCCTGATCAAAGAAGTGAGAGCCCGTCTCCAGAAAATACAAATCGACGGCATCATTCATTCCAGCAATATCGAAGAATATATTGAGGATAATGTGTTCTCGCCTTTTCCGCAAATTCAGAACACGGAGCGGCCCGATGTAGCGGTCTCCAGTATGCTTGAGGGCAAAGTTATTATTATCACGGATAATACGCCGTTTGTACTTATTGTACCGATGACGTACTGGTCGGGACTGCAGGCAGTAGACGATTACACCGACAGATTTATGTATGCTACCTTTGTGCGCTGGATCCGGTATACCTTTGTACATATTTCACTGCTGCTGCCTTCGCTGTATGTAGCCTTAACTACTTACCATCTGCAGGTCGTGCCCACACCGCTGGTGGTTAGTATTGCATTTGCCAGAGAAGGCGTCCCACTTCCGGCTGTTGCCGAGGCTCTGATTATGGAGTTTATCTTTGAAGGTCTGCGTGAGGCGGGAATCAGATTGCCCCAGCAGGTTGGGCCAGCGGTCAGTATTGCCGGTGCGCTCGTTATTGGACAAGCGGTAGTAGCTGCAGGCATCATCTCCACACCGATGGTGATTATTGTGTCTCTGACAGGGATCGCTTCTTTTGCTTTTCCTATATATAACCTGGGAGCTGCCTACCGGATGCTCCGGTTTCCGTTACTCATTGCAGCCGGCATCCTGGGCTTCTATGGAATTGTTTTATTTCTCATCACGCTATCAGTGCATATGGTAACCTTGAAGCCCTTTGGTGTTCCCTATATGGCACCTTATGCACCTCTGTCCATGGAGAATCTGAACGATGTGCTTGTGCGTGCGCCTAAACCCCAGATGCGCAAGCTGATGCCTTGGCTGGCCAAGGGCAAGCCTGAACGGTTCCCTAAGAAGACCAAATAG
- a CDS encoding Ger(x)C family spore germination protein — translation MFRRIIFIFLALSLVLTGCWDRQELNDQAIVLGWGMDLMEDGEYLATANLVLPLASKSGGQQGGEQAGQSGFMTESAFGKNNRDAEQNMQRKLSRVLFPGHRRNIFIGEKLAEKGVFSIMDEYGRSPMVRPRSNIFVVKGGTAQEAMSLAYQLEANPAIAVQKIQEKSGAPISRSLLDFFIMANGTGCGVMPALSIETPEVNTGKKTSNDSPPQTTLSLYGAAVFNEKLKLAGYLNYDEFWVRLWITNKLAFRNFTTIINAVDADKPGGEAADALSGATRGQSVSINVDTFKSHITPVMTGSLPKFRILLEGKGFIEENDSPLDLSKPENVNKVEARMNQYLEAKINKVVKKVQKEFKCDIFGFGDTIHHRHPYQWKKYAADWDTLFPDIDLDITVKLNLTGTGLTGKSLLPTRDGGEGK, via the coding sequence ATGTTTAGGAGAATAATATTCATATTCCTCGCCTTGTCGTTAGTGTTGACCGGCTGCTGGGACCGTCAGGAATTGAACGACCAGGCGATTGTCCTCGGCTGGGGTATGGACTTGATGGAAGATGGAGAATATCTTGCAACGGCCAACCTCGTGCTTCCGCTTGCCTCCAAATCAGGCGGGCAGCAAGGCGGGGAACAGGCCGGCCAGTCCGGCTTCATGACAGAAAGTGCCTTCGGCAAGAATAACAGGGATGCCGAACAGAATATGCAAAGAAAGCTTTCGCGGGTGCTGTTTCCGGGCCACCGGCGGAATATCTTCATTGGGGAGAAGCTGGCGGAGAAAGGGGTCTTCTCCATCATGGACGAGTATGGCAGAAGCCCGATGGTCCGCCCGCGGTCGAATATTTTTGTCGTCAAAGGCGGGACTGCGCAGGAGGCGATGAGCTTAGCTTACCAGCTCGAAGCCAATCCGGCGATTGCCGTACAGAAAATCCAGGAGAAAAGCGGTGCGCCGATCAGCCGCTCACTGCTGGACTTCTTTATCATGGCGAACGGTACGGGATGCGGCGTCATGCCTGCACTCTCGATTGAAACGCCGGAGGTGAACACGGGCAAGAAGACCTCCAATGACAGCCCGCCGCAAACGACCTTAAGCTTATACGGGGCGGCTGTTTTTAATGAGAAGCTGAAGCTGGCGGGATATCTGAATTATGATGAATTCTGGGTCAGACTCTGGATTACGAACAAGCTGGCCTTCCGGAATTTCACAACAATCATTAACGCGGTAGACGCGGATAAACCAGGCGGGGAGGCAGCAGATGCTCTCTCAGGAGCAACCAGAGGTCAGTCTGTAAGCATTAATGTGGACACCTTCAAGAGTCATATTACGCCTGTTATGACCGGGAGCCTGCCCAAGTTCCGGATCCTGCTGGAGGGCAAGGGATTCATTGAAGAGAATGATTCCCCCCTGGATCTCTCTAAACCGGAAAATGTGAACAAGGTTGAGGCGCGGATGAATCAATATCTCGAAGCGAAGATCAATAAAGTCGTCAAGAAAGTGCAAAAGGAATTTAAATGCGATATCTTCGGGTTCGGGGATACGATTCATCACCGGCATCCCTATCAATGGAAGAAGTATGCTGCAGACTGGGACACCCTATTTCCGGACATTGATCTGGATATTACGGTTAAACTTAACCTCACCGGAACGGGTCTTACAGGTAAATCCCTGCTGCCAACGAGAGACGGCGGTGAAGGGAAATGA
- a CDS encoding GerAB/ArcD/ProY family transporter, protein MKINNRQLFWMIMMMEIGINLLISMTATILYAKQDAWISYILAGFMGLIITYVAAKLSSRYPRQTLMEYSVTILGKWGGKLIVIPFILQWFWVISLILRDEFLFIRLSVLYKTPAWIVIGTMLGVVLYTVYHGGIEAIGRVSELWGPILMIILALTFALTANNLNWPMLLPVYADTGPGPIMNGALAPVSLLGESVLLMMLFPFVENAGKGTRKALLLGVAFSSVMLLFGVLWVLMTFGPAISGRLQFPFFEMVKLVYLMEFIQNMDIFVMAVWLVCIFVKLSIYMFITSYGLAQWTGKTGSWKKISLIVAAVSFILTMLVITLNPPAGLLLKGVWIRYVLPVNMIGIPLFLWLVSAVKETSHTDNRR, encoded by the coding sequence ATGAAGATCAACAACCGGCAGCTGTTCTGGATGATTATGATGATGGAGATCGGAATCAACCTGCTGATTTCGATGACGGCAACGATCCTCTATGCCAAACAGGACGCGTGGATTTCTTACATTCTGGCTGGATTCATGGGGCTCATCATTACCTATGTTGCCGCCAAGCTCAGCTCCCGTTATCCCCGGCAGACCCTGATGGAGTATAGTGTGACTATTCTGGGGAAATGGGGCGGCAAGCTGATTGTTATTCCGTTCATCCTCCAATGGTTCTGGGTGATCAGTCTGATTCTGCGTGACGAGTTCTTGTTCATCCGCCTGAGCGTCCTCTATAAGACACCTGCCTGGATCGTTATTGGAACGATGCTTGGAGTGGTCCTATACACCGTGTATCATGGAGGAATTGAAGCCATCGGCAGGGTCAGTGAGCTCTGGGGGCCGATCCTGATGATTATTCTAGCCTTGACCTTCGCCTTAACGGCCAACAATCTCAACTGGCCGATGCTGCTGCCCGTTTATGCAGATACCGGACCCGGGCCAATTATGAATGGAGCGCTCGCACCGGTCTCACTGCTTGGCGAATCTGTCCTGCTCATGATGCTGTTTCCCTTTGTGGAGAATGCCGGCAAAGGAACCCGCAAGGCGCTGCTGCTGGGCGTAGCCTTCTCCTCGGTAATGCTGCTGTTTGGCGTACTATGGGTCCTTATGACCTTCGGTCCGGCCATAAGCGGGCGGCTGCAATTCCCTTTCTTTGAGATGGTCAAGCTGGTCTATCTGATGGAGTTTATTCAGAATATGGATATTTTTGTGATGGCGGTCTGGCTGGTCTGCATCTTCGTTAAGCTGTCCATCTATATGTTTATCACCAGCTATGGATTAGCCCAGTGGACCGGCAAGACCGGCAGCTGGAAAAAAATATCCCTGATCGTGGCTGCAGTCTCGTTCATCCTCACCATGCTGGTAATCACGCTGAACCCTCCGGCCGGACTGCTGCTCAAGGGAGTCTGGATCCGTTATGTGCTGCCTGTGAATATGATCGGAATTCCGCTGTTCCTGTGGCTGGTTTCTGCTGTGAAAGAAACCTCTCATACCGATAACCGGCGATAG
- the hflK gene encoding FtsH protease activity modulator HflK has translation MNGDGNNPIPGRRLPELKPGMYKKIGLGVAAAAVLLYLGSSSFYTVQEQERAAILTFGKYTSESSAGLHFKWPYPIQEVITVPAELTQRIHIGYRQEADGAVAVEDEAMMITGDENIVSADAVVQWKISNIRNYLYNIDDPDKFLRNSASSSIRAVIGSEKLDYAITDGKTVIQDKVRVLLVELQKKYNTGIQIIDIKFQDIEPPSGQVEEAFREVTNAREEKNTKINNAKKYENDIIPKARGEAQALIERAEGEKKSRILNAQGDVAQFNAIFAEYSNNKSVTESRLILETLETILPSAKIFITNSNSDTVNYLPLNELMRSTPASPAASAAPQGGDAE, from the coding sequence ATGAATGGGGATGGCAATAATCCTATCCCGGGACGCAGGCTTCCCGAGCTGAAACCGGGAATGTATAAGAAGATTGGATTAGGGGTAGCCGCTGCCGCTGTGTTGCTTTATCTGGGCTCTTCGTCATTTTATACCGTGCAGGAGCAGGAACGTGCAGCTATCCTGACATTTGGCAAATATACCAGCGAGTCCTCAGCAGGACTTCATTTCAAATGGCCTTATCCAATACAGGAAGTGATTACGGTGCCTGCGGAGCTGACCCAGCGGATACATATCGGGTACCGTCAGGAGGCTGATGGAGCTGTAGCCGTTGAAGATGAAGCGATGATGATTACAGGCGATGAGAACATCGTATCTGCCGATGCTGTAGTACAGTGGAAGATTAGCAATATCCGCAATTATCTGTATAACATTGACGACCCGGACAAATTCCTGCGTAACTCAGCCAGCTCCTCCATCCGTGCGGTCATTGGTTCCGAGAAGCTGGATTATGCAATTACAGACGGAAAGACGGTTATTCAGGATAAGGTCCGGGTGCTGCTAGTAGAGCTGCAGAAGAAATACAACACCGGTATTCAGATCATTGATATCAAATTCCAGGATATTGAGCCGCCTAGCGGCCAGGTAGAGGAAGCTTTCCGCGAGGTTACCAATGCACGTGAAGAGAAGAACACGAAGATTAATAACGCCAAGAAATATGAGAATGATATCATCCCCAAAGCACGCGGTGAAGCGCAGGCGCTGATCGAGAGAGCCGAAGGCGAGAAGAAATCGCGTATCCTGAACGCGCAGGGCGATGTAGCCCAGTTTAACGCTATATTTGCTGAATATAGCAACAATAAGAGCGTAACCGAAAGCCGGCTGATTCTGGAGACGCTGGAGACCATTCTACCTAGCGCCAAAATCTTCATAACCAACTCGAATAGCGATACTGTGAATTATCTGCCGCTGAATGAGCTGATGCGGAGCACTCCGGCCAGCCCGGCAGCTTCAGCCGCGCCGCAAGGAGGAGATGCAGAGTGA
- the hflC gene encoding protease modulator HflC: MKRNQIIGLISAFVLIILLAGSMYVVKEGEYKVVLRFGEAMRTVEEPGLRLKIPFIENVSALPKYQMTYESSPTSILTKDQKPIVVDNYTVWRITNASQFLRTVQSVGGGIQRIDEAVYNSVRRKLSEVNYENIISEDTGRGNINDEITKDVIDALTRDNYGIEVIDVRIKRTDLPEENKQSVYNRMISDRQSIAARYLSEGDEESKKITSKADRSSRELMAQAEADSKKIIAEGEGEAARIYNQAYGKSPEFYSFYRTLESYVTTLKNEPVIMIPIDSPYAKILMGQ; the protein is encoded by the coding sequence GTGAAAAGAAACCAGATTATCGGACTGATATCAGCTTTTGTCCTAATTATTCTGCTTGCCGGCTCTATGTATGTTGTAAAGGAAGGCGAATACAAGGTGGTCCTCCGTTTCGGTGAAGCGATGCGTACCGTCGAGGAGCCTGGACTGAGGCTGAAGATCCCTTTTATCGAGAATGTCTCAGCTCTCCCTAAGTATCAGATGACGTACGAAAGCTCACCTACCAGCATTCTGACCAAGGACCAGAAGCCGATTGTGGTTGATAACTATACCGTCTGGAGAATTACCAACGCCTCGCAATTCCTGAGAACTGTACAATCCGTAGGCGGAGGGATTCAGCGTATTGATGAGGCGGTATATAACTCCGTGCGCCGCAAGCTGTCGGAGGTCAATTATGAGAATATTATCAGTGAGGACACCGGACGGGGCAATATTAACGATGAGATCACCAAAGATGTAATTGACGCCTTAACCCGTGATAATTACGGGATTGAAGTGATTGATGTACGGATCAAACGTACGGATCTGCCGGAGGAGAACAAACAAAGTGTATACAACCGGATGATATCGGACCGCCAGTCCATTGCCGCGCGTTATCTGTCCGAAGGTGACGAGGAATCCAAGAAAATAACCTCCAAGGCCGACCGCTCCTCAAGGGAGCTGATGGCCCAGGCCGAAGCCGATTCCAAGAAAATTATCGCTGAAGGAGAAGGGGAAGCCGCCAGGATCTACAACCAGGCCTATGGAAAATCTCCTGAGTTCTACAGCTTTTACCGTACACTGGAGAGTTATGTGACCACGCTGAAGAATGAGCCAGTCATCATGATACCGATTGACTCGCCCTATGCCAAAATATTGATGGGGCAATAA
- a CDS encoding diguanylate cyclase, producing the protein MILSHLKGKRAFSKLQLHALYGIGFGLFGIVQLYFAFPLGDGTIIDFRQVSILASAYLGGPVTGMITTSIIALFRLFFLGEINQATLLGVVNIGITYLVGIFSFSLKTPNFYRWLIAACGMVILSTCILLPLIGWTNIDTILLFDLICFMACLFNYLLINHLEQSHDALQMFKEAAERDFLTGLHNPRSFNLVFKKTAEMSTLKKEPFTLLLIDIDHFKVVNDTYGHAAGDVVLSKLADVLQSGIRIRDYCARKGGEEFAVLLLRCTADKGMAVAEKLRSSVQDSAFVLPDQSLLRITISVGVSSFPESAPLEMLERADEALYEAKGKGRNQVCYAEPRLT; encoded by the coding sequence ATGATATTGTCCCACTTAAAAGGAAAGCGGGCGTTCTCCAAGCTTCAATTACATGCTTTATATGGAATCGGGTTTGGACTGTTTGGCATTGTTCAGCTGTATTTTGCTTTTCCCTTAGGCGATGGCACCATTATTGACTTCAGGCAAGTCTCAATTCTGGCATCCGCTTATCTTGGCGGACCTGTTACGGGGATGATTACGACAAGTATAATTGCCCTTTTCCGGTTATTTTTCCTTGGGGAAATTAATCAAGCGACCCTATTGGGCGTTGTAAATATCGGAATTACTTATCTTGTGGGCATTTTTTCTTTTTCACTTAAAACGCCGAATTTTTACCGGTGGCTGATTGCTGCTTGCGGTATGGTAATACTATCCACCTGCATCCTGCTTCCGCTGATAGGCTGGACTAACATAGACACAATTCTGCTGTTTGACCTGATCTGCTTCATGGCCTGCCTGTTCAATTATCTGCTCATTAACCACCTGGAGCAATCCCATGATGCATTACAAATGTTTAAAGAAGCGGCAGAACGGGATTTCCTTACGGGACTCCATAATCCCCGGTCCTTTAATCTGGTATTCAAAAAAACTGCGGAAATGAGTACGCTCAAGAAAGAACCGTTCACCTTGTTATTAATAGATATCGATCATTTTAAGGTTGTAAACGACACCTACGGTCATGCAGCCGGAGATGTCGTCCTGTCTAAACTCGCTGATGTTCTGCAGTCCGGTATCCGTATACGCGATTATTGTGCGCGCAAAGGAGGAGAGGAGTTCGCTGTTCTTCTGCTGCGGTGTACGGCGGATAAAGGCATGGCGGTCGCTGAGAAGCTGCGTTCCTCGGTTCAAGACAGCGCCTTTGTACTTCCTGATCAGTCGCTGCTAAGGATTACGATTTCTGTAGGGGTTTCTTCTTTTCCGGAATCTGCCCCGCTAGAGATGCTGGAGAGAGCCGACGAAGCTTTATACGAGGCCAAAGGAAAGGGCAGAAACCAGGTGTGCTATGCTGAACCGCGTCTTACATGA
- a CDS encoding dihydrofolate reductase family protein produces the protein MGRVILQMNVTLEHVSRQNSFLLTGPVSEEVQQLTAEGKSLIVNGGPGLGSTLAELDLVDEYHFLVQPMVAGHGPQLLGGVHDRLDLKLSGTKAFGSGVVVLRYTPVR, from the coding sequence ATGGGGCGTGTAATTCTGCAGATGAATGTGACGCTGGAGCACGTGTCGAGGCAGAATTCTTTTTTGCTAACGGGGCCGGTTTCAGAGGAAGTGCAGCAGCTTACGGCAGAAGGAAAGAGCCTGATCGTTAACGGCGGTCCCGGGCTGGGCTCCACTCTGGCAGAGCTAGACTTGGTGGATGAATATCACTTCCTAGTACAGCCCATGGTTGCCGGACACGGTCCCCAATTGTTAGGGGGAGTCCATGACCGGCTGGATCTGAAGCTGAGCGGGACTAAGGCCTTCGGATCCGGCGTCGTGGTACTCCGTTATACGCCCGTCCGTTAA
- a CDS encoding PadR family transcriptional regulator has protein sequence MLKGVLEGCILEIISRNETYGYEITRQLNALGFADVVEGTVYTILIRLEKSKLVDTTKKPSDMGPPRKFFALNDAGREELQKFWGKWEFVSSKMNELKERKQ, from the coding sequence ATGCTCAAGGGCGTACTTGAAGGCTGTATCCTTGAGATAATAAGCCGCAACGAAACCTATGGTTATGAAATCACAAGGCAGCTGAATGCCCTCGGCTTCGCTGATGTTGTAGAGGGAACGGTGTACACCATCCTGATCCGGCTGGAGAAAAGCAAGCTGGTCGATACCACTAAGAAGCCTTCGGATATGGGGCCGCCGCGGAAGTTCTTCGCGCTGAACGATGCGGGGCGTGAGGAGCTGCAGAAGTTCTGGGGGAAATGGGAGTTCGTATCATCCAAAATGAATGAGTTAAAGGAGAGGAAACAATGA
- a CDS encoding DUF1048 domain-containing protein has protein sequence MNFWEKITGSDMTKEFKAFELRVKKLPADYQAAWEKIKAELWPHSDFTGRNLMPILDGVLGLLEETAADGQNAVDVLGDDIRGFCSALAGEEGAKSYRDKWRQQLNDNIARKLGK, from the coding sequence ATGAATTTTTGGGAAAAAATCACCGGCAGCGACATGACCAAAGAATTCAAAGCTTTTGAGTTGCGGGTAAAAAAGCTCCCGGCTGATTATCAGGCGGCCTGGGAGAAAATTAAAGCCGAGCTTTGGCCGCACTCCGATTTCACCGGCCGCAACCTTATGCCCATTCTTGACGGTGTGCTTGGCCTGCTGGAAGAAACGGCGGCGGACGGCCAGAATGCCGTGGATGTGTTAGGGGACGATATCCGGGGCTTCTGTTCAGCGCTGGCCGGTGAAGAAGGGGCAAAGTCTTACCGCGACAAATGGCGTCAGCAGCTAAATGATAATATCGCCCGGAAATTAGGCAAATAG
- a CDS encoding DUF1048 domain-containing protein, with amino-acid sequence MKIRDMIEGKKEWRAHVARVKALPQDYQIVYKELQKYLFKVGPVELTEGNGLLSGIVDLFAEGATLGKGVLEVTGSDVAAFCDDLIKDSKTYADLYQESVDQEVAKAMKKAVDKTK; translated from the coding sequence ATGAAAATAAGGGATATGATTGAGGGCAAAAAAGAGTGGCGGGCGCATGTTGCCCGTGTCAAAGCACTGCCGCAGGATTACCAGATTGTATATAAAGAGCTGCAAAAATATCTGTTTAAGGTTGGTCCAGTGGAGCTGACAGAGGGGAATGGTTTGCTTTCGGGGATTGTCGATCTTTTTGCAGAGGGCGCTACCCTGGGGAAAGGAGTGCTCGAGGTGACAGGCAGTGACGTAGCGGCGTTCTGCGACGATCTAATCAAAGATTCCAAAACCTACGCTGACCTCTATCAGGAATCTGTGGACCAGGAAGTTGCCAAGGCCATGAAAAAGGCTGTGGATAAAACGAAGTGA